Below is a window of Fibrobacter succinogenes DNA.
TTATTCTAAAAGAAGTAAAGCCGTTCGCTGTGAACTATTACACGGAAAAATACGGCGAAAAAAGTCAGATGCCTGTTTTGATGCACCTTTTTACGGTGTGCTACAAGTCTTCACTGATTGAATGTGATGGTACGGACGAGTTTATAAAATTGATGAATGAATTTAGTAAAAAATACGAAGATTCCGCATCTTGTGCGGATGCTTTCATTGAGGAAATGAAAACTTGTATCGATGAATTATACAAAAAGTTGGTGTTGGTAAGAAAATAGAGCTTGAACCACTATTTTCTTTTCTCCCACATTTGCCTGGCCATTGAATAAGCCTTGTGGAAAGGCAGCCCCGTGTCAAGCAGGTGTTCTGGTTCAGCGATTGCCCAGCTCACGTAATAGTATGCGAGAAATTCGTAGCCGCTGAACTTTTTGCTCGGAAACGCTTTCAGCGTGTATGTCTTGTCGCCACTTACCGAAATGCCGTTCATACCCGTAAAGGCGCACTCCCTGGAAATTTCCTTGACTTGCTCGTAGTCCATCTTGTCGAAATCCATCAAGGCGGCAAGCATGTACTGGCTCATCATCATGTTCACCATGTCGTCGTTCTTGCCGTGGCATTCGTCGAACTTTCTTTGTTGGCGGTCTGCTTCCGTCTCGATTTCTTCATCTACCTTGGAGGCGCCATCCGCCGCATTCGTGATGGTGAAAAAGTCCTTCATTTCCATCACTTCCGCAAGGTCAAGGAAAAGCTCGTATTCAGAGCCTGCGCTTTGACTATTCCAGGCTCTTTCAAACTTGTTGTAGTGTCAGCTACCCATTTTTAGGACTGGTTTAAAGTATACAAAATCACCCTGTTCTCATCAACCGATACTCCATTGGAGCGAGGTTGTTTAAGGAGTCGTGAAGTCCTGAAAATATAGGCGTCAAGAACAGCCCTTCGGTACGATCCGTTAAACCGTTCGATGTAGCTGTTCTGAGTCGGACACCCGGGCTGCGTGTACAAAATTTTGATTCCGTTCCCATCGCACCAATCTTGAAATTTATGCGAAATGAATTCCGGACCGTTGTCGCAGCGAAT
It encodes the following:
- a CDS encoding DDE-type integrase/transposase/recombinase yields the protein LQSNRKFRVLNVIDDSDRVAVAQKVAHSIPASRLIRFMEEIIWEKGKPSNIRCDNGPEFISHKFQDWCDGNGIKILYTQPGCPTQNSYIERFNGSYRRAVLDAYIFRTSRLLKQPRSNGVSVDENRVILYTLNQS